The window AGGGGTGTGGCCGGTGAGCTCGGCGATCTCCCGGGCTCCCAGGCCCCGCTTGGCGTGGTAGACCGCCAGAAACCGCAGGCGGGCCACCGGGTCCTTCTCCTTCTTCACCCTCTCCTTGAGCTCCTGGAAGGTGAGGTGGTCAGCAACCGTCATGAAAGAAGGATACTATGGAAAAGGGTATGAAAGGAGGTAGCGCCGCAAGGGGGTGAGGGTGCCCCGTTGGGCGCGGAAGAGAGTGAAGGTTCCCGGAAGATCCCCTTGCCCCGGGTCCAGGTCCAGGAGGTAGGCTTCCTCCAGCTCCTTTAAAAGCCTCCCCGCCAGGGTGCTCTTGCCCACGTCCGTGGGGCCTAGGAGGAGGAGCATCCTAGGGTCCCAGCTTGCGCTTGAGGTAGGCCAAAAGCTCTTCCAAAGCCTGCCTTAGGGCCTTCTGCTCCTCCGCCAGGGCCTCCAGGGGGTCTTTGCGTTCTCCCGGGCTTAGGGTCTTGAAGAGGAGGGTGGGGTTACCGCAGGCCGGGCAGGCCACCCCCACGGGGTTGGTGCCGGGGGCGTAGAAGATCCGGGCGCTGCACTTGGGGCAGAGGAGGTACTTGGCCCCGGGGACCTCCCCGCGGCGCAGGGCCCCCGCCAGCTCCCGGGCCTCCTCCCGGCTGAAGCCCAGGAAGTAGTCCTCCCCCACCTTCTGGAAGCCCAAGAGCTCCTCCGTGGCCCTGAGGTCCTTGTGCCCCTCGGGCACCTCCCAGGTGAAGCCGTTCCAGCGGAAGTGGCGCAGGTGCCGCCTGCCCGAGAACTCCTCCACCTCCACGATGAGCTGGAGGGCGGGGTCCTTGGGGTAGTAGAAGAGGCGCACCGCCTGGACCCCTTTAAGCTCGGGGCTTGGGGGCAGGGTGTAGCTCAAGGGGCCCGGACCCTTGGCGGGGTAGCCCACGAGCCGTTCCAGCTCGTGCAGGGTAAGGCCCGGATGGGCCATATCCCCCATGAGGAGCCGTTCCACGTGGCGGAACGCCGCCTGAAGCCCGGGGTCCATAAGGGGATTTTACCCGATAATGGGGGTATGGCCCTGCTTTTTTCCCCTCTGGAACTCCGCGGGCAAAGGCTCAAAAACCGCCTGGCCATGTCCCCCATGTGCCAGTACTCGGCCACGGAAGGGGGGGAGGTCACGGACTGGCACCTCCTCCACTACCCCACCCGGGCCCTAGGGGGGGTGGGGCTTGTCCTGGTGGAGGCCACCGCCGTCCTCCCCGAGGGGCGGATCAGCCCCTTTGACCTCGGGATCTGGTCCGAGGAGCACCTTCCGGGCCTAAGGAAGCTGGCCCGGAGGATTGGAGAGGCGGGGGCGGTGCCGGGGATCCAGCTGGCCCACGCGGGGCGCAAGGCGGGCACCGCCCGGCCTTGGGAAGGGGGAGGGTCTTTGGGCTGGCGGGTGGTGGGCCCAAGCCCCATCCCCTTCGCCGAGGGCTACCCCGTGCCCGAGCCCTTGGACGAAGGGGGGATGGCTAGGGTGCTGGAGGCCTTCGTGGAAGGGGCAAAGCGGGCCCTGAGGGCCGGCTTCCGGGTGATTGAGCTCCACATGGCCCACGGCTACCTCCTCTCCTCCTTCCTCTCCCCCCTTTCCAACCGGCGGGAGGACCGGTACGGGGGGAGCCTGGAGGGGCGCATGCGTTTTCCTTTGGAGGTGGCGGAGGCCGTACGGAGGGCCCTGCCCGAGGAGGTGCCCCTTCTCGTGCGGGTCTCGGCCACGGACTGGGCGGAAGGGGGGTGGGGCCTCGAGGACACCCTGGCCTTCGCCGAGCGGCTTAAGGCCCTGGGGGTAGACCTCCTGGACCTCTCCAGCGGCGGGGTGGTCCCGGGGGTAAAGGTTCCCGTGGCCCCCGGGTTCCAGGTGCCCTTTGCGGACGCGGTGCGCAAGCGGGTGGGCCTGAAGACGGGGGCCGTGGGCCTCATCACCGCTCCGGAGCAGGCGGAGTCCATCCTCCAGACGGGAAGCGCGGACCTCATCCTTCTTGGGCGCGTCCTCCTTAGGGAGCCCTACTGGCCCCACCGGGCCGCCTCCGCCCTCGGCCTTAAGCCCGGGGTTCCCCCTCAGTACCAGCGGGCCTTCTAGGGTCCCTGGAGGAGGGCCAGGAGGGCCTTCCGGTGGGCCTCGTAGGCCGCCCGGCCCTTCGGGGTAAGCCGGACCCAGGTCCTGGGCCGCTTCCCCTGGTAGCCCTTTTCCACCTCCACGTACCCTGCCTCCTCCAGCTTGCCGAGGTGGCTAGAGAGGTTCCCCTCCGTCACCTTGAGGGCCTCCTTGAGCCAACCGAACTCCACCCGCGCCCCCTCGCCAAGCCCCGCCAAGAGGGCCATAAGGCGGAGCCGGGTTTCCTGGTGGATCATCGGGTCCAGCGCCAAAGGAGCACCCCCCCATACCCCAGGGCCAGGAGGCCCAAGAGGCCCATCCCCAGGTGGAAGAGGTCGGGGAAGAGGCGGTAAAGGAGGAGGTCCAGGAGGAAAAGCCCCACCCCCGCCCCCATAAGTCCCGGCACCCGCCAGAGCACCCCCGTGTAGGCGTAGCCGAAGGCCACCAGGCTGATGAGAAAGCTTTCCCCTTTTAGGTCCAAAGGGGGCAGGAGGAAAAGCCAGTGGAGGAGGGCGAAGAGGGCGAGGAGGCTCCAGAGGGCGAAGGTCTGGAGCCCCAGGGGGGTCTGCACCCGCACCCCCTGCCGGAAGCCCAGGTAGAAGGTGAGGAGGGTCCCCAAGGGGCCGGCGAAGGTCCAGAACCGGCCCCCCAGGGCCTCGTCCCGGGCGAGGAGGAAGCTCCCCAGGGCCCAAAGCCCTCCCCAAAGAACGAGGGTCCAGCCCCCGAGGAGGGCCAGGCGGAGCCTCGCCTCCCGCTCGGCCTGTTCCGTGGCCGAGAGCAGGGCCTTGGCTTCCTCGGGCCTCATGGCCGCCCTCCGCCTAGGAGAAGCCTAAGGTAGGGCCCCCGCCAGGGGCCTAAGGTGTACCCCGCTCCAAGGCCCAGGGCCCAGCCCCCTTCGGGGTTTGGGAAGAGAAAGGCCCGCACCCCTAGGTCCAGGAGGAAGCCCCCTTGCCCGGAGGCTCCGCCCCCAAGGCCCAGGACAGGGAGGGCCAAAAACCCCTGTCCGGGGGCGAAGGGGACCCCTAAGAGGAAGACCCCGCCCCGGGCCTCGAGGCCGCCCCAGCTTTCCCCACCCAGGGCAAACCCTTCTAGGAGCCCAAAGCCCCCGCCCCCGCCATGGAAGCCAGGGCCGTAGCCGAGGAAGCCGTACCCCACCGAGCCCGCCAGGGCCGGAAGGGCCAGGAAGAGGAGGAGGGCTAGCCACTTCATTTTTGCCTCCAATAACTTTGTACTACAAAGTTATTGGCGAGTCAATGCCCCCTAGGCCGCCCTAGGGGTGGAAAGGGTCGGCTCCAAAGACCCAACGGGTTTCCCGGCGGAGGGCCTCGGCGAACCGGGGGCTTTTTTGGGGGAGGGCCTTCCACTCCTCGATGGTGTAGACCAGGGCCTCGGCTGGTACGGGAAGCTCCTCCAGGGGCAGCTGGGCGGGCCTTTGCCAGGGGGGAAGGGGGCTTTCCCTGACGAGAAGGATGAGGTCTAGATCGCTTCCCACCCCCGCCTCGCCCCGGGCGTAGGAGCCGAAGTACCCCAAGGCCAAAAGGCCAGGCGGGGCATGGGCCTGAAGCCAGGCCTTTAGGGCGGCCTCCACCGCTTCACGGTCCGGCCATCTGAGCACGGACGAACGCAAGGATCGAACGGGCATACTCCAGGGCCTCCTGGCTTTGTAAGGGGCCATAGTGCTCTGCGGAGGGGCCTTCCGGGAAGGCGTCGGGGTAACGGGTAGGGATGTAGAGGCTGTCCAGATACCGAGCTTTCTCTATCAGCGTTTCCGGGACCGCTAGGGGAAGTTCCTTGAGGAGGCGGGCGATGAGATGGCCCCAAGCTTCCTGACCCAGGTGGAGGTGGAGGGCTTTGACGGCCTTTTCCGCTCCTTGCTGGGCCGCGAAGCAAGCCCACTCGTGGCGGCCGGCCTTCTGGGCGATCTCGGCCATCTCAAGGTCCTTCTCCGCCTGGGCCAGCCAGTCCCTAGCCCGGTTCACAAGCCCAGTCTAGTAGACTTTTCCCATGAAGGCCATACGGGTGCGGGAAACGGGTGGGCCCGAGGTCTTGCGGCTGGAGGAGCTTCCCACTCCGGAGCTGGGGCCGGGGGAGGTCTTGGTGCGCCTCGAGGCCATCGGGGTGAACTACATTGACACCTACAAGCGGAAAGGCCTCTACCCCGTGCCCCTCCCCTTCACCCTGGGGGAGGAGGGGGCCGGGGTGGTGGAGCGGGTGGGGGAGGGCGTGGTGGGGGTGCGCCCCGGGGACCGGGTGGCCTTCGCCAACGTCCAGGGGAGCTACGCGGAGTACCAGGCCGTGCCCGCGGAGAGGCTCGTCCCCATCCCCGAGGGGCTGGACGCTAGGCTCGCCGCGGCCCTTCTCCTCCAGGGCATGACCGTGCACTACCTCCTGGAGAGCACCTACCCCGTGCGCGCCGGGGACCAGGTCCTGGTCCACGCGGGGGCGGGGGGGGTGGGGAGCCTCCTCATCCAGTGGGCCAAGCGCAAGGGGGCCACGGTCTACGCCACCGCCAGTACGGAGGAGAAGCGGGCCTTTTGCCGGGCTTTGGGGGCGGACTACGCCCTGCCCTACGAGGGCTTCGCCCAGGCGGTGAAGGCCCTTTCCGGCGGGGGGGTGGACGTGGTCTACGACGGGGTGGGGAAGGAGACCTTCCTGGGGAGCCTCGAGGCCTTAAGGCCCCGGGGGATGCTGGTCCTCTTCGGCCAGTCCTCGGGGCCCGTGCCCCCCATGGACCCCCAGGTCCTGAACCGCATGGGGAGCCTCTTCCTCACCCGCCCCACCCTCCACCACTACACCAAAGACCGCAAAGAGCTCCTCTGGCGGGCGGGGGAGGTCTTCCGCGCCGCCCGCGAGGGGTGGCTTCGGGTGGAGATCGGGGCGGAGTTCCCCTTGGAGAGGGCCCAGGAGGCCCACGAGGCCCTGGAGGGGCGGAAGACCGTGGGCAAGGTTCTCCTACTCCCCTAGGAAGCGGGCCATCCAGGCCCTAAGCCCCTCTTCGGGAAGCCCTGCCCCCCGCACGGTGCAGGCCAGGGCCGAGAGGGCCACCGCGCCCCTTAGGGCCTCCTCCAGATCCTCCCGCTCGAGGGCCCCCAGGGTGGCCCGGCCGTAGCCCTTCCGGTAGAGGAGGGCGAGGAGCCCTGCGGTGAAGGTGTCCCCCGCCCCCACGGTGTCCGCCACCGCCACCCTTTCTCCCGGAACCCGAACCTCTTCCCCTCCCCAAAAGGCCACCGCCCCCTCGGGGCCTAAGGTGAGGACCTTAAGGGGGGTGGGGAGGGCCTTCACCTCCTCTAAGGGGCTTTCGGGGAAGAGGAGGCGGGCGTCCTCCAAGGAAAGCTTCAGGAGCTGGACCCGTTCCGCGTAGGCCAGGGTGCGCGCCCGTTCCTCGGGGGAGGGGCTTTGGCGCAGGTTGGGGTCGTAGGAGAGGAGGGCCCCCTCCCCCTCGGCTTCCAGGAGGAGGGCTTCCAACCCCCTGGCGGTACGCCCCTCCAGGGCGAAGAGGGAGCCGAAGTGCAAGCCCCAGGCCCCCTTGAGCCCCCCGGGCTTTAGCCGGAAGGCCTCCTGGAAGGGCCGGTGGAAGCTGTAGAGGGCGTTTCCCGCTTCGTCCAGCCGGACCAGGGCCAGGGGCATGGGGGCCTGGTGGCGGAAAAGCCAGAGGTCCAGCCCCCGCGCCCGCATGGCTCCTTCCGCCCACTCCGAGAGGAAGTCCGCCCCCACCTCGGAGAGGAAGCGCACCGGAAGCCCCATCCTGCTCAAAGCGCTGGCGGTGTTCAGCACCGACCCCCCCAGGACCCCCCTAAACCCCAAGGCCGCCCCCTGGTCCTCTTCCAGGATCAGGTCCAGGAGCACCTCCCCCACCAGGGCCAGCATGCCCCCATTATTCCAGGGCTCACCTTCTTGGCTGGAGGAGGTGGTATAATCCCCCCGAACCAGGGCGTGCGTTGGGTTAAAGCCTTCCCGTTTTGCGCGGTCCGTTTCGCCCGTTAGGGAGGTGTCAGGCATGCTTGGAGGGTATGCGCACCGGTTGGCCCGTATCGACCTGACCAGCGGCCAGGTGGAGTACTTCGCCCCCGACCCCAAGGACCTGGAGATGTACGTGGGGGGGCGGGGCCTTGGGGTGAAGTACGTGTTTGACAACGGCCCCCAGGTGGACCCCCTGGGCCCCGAGAACCTGCTTTGCATCATGAACGGCCCCCTCTCTGGGACCCGGGCCAAGATGTCCGGGCGGCTGGCGGTGGTGACCAAAAGCCCCCTCACGGGCACGGTCACGGACAGCCACATGGGGGGCTGGACCGCGGCCAAGCTGAAGTGGGCGGGGTTTGACGGGCTCCTCATCAAGGGGGCTTCGGATAAGCCCGTCTACCTCCTGGTGAAGGACGGGGAGGTGTCCGTTCACGACGCCTCGGACCTTTGGGGCAAGACCACCCACGAGGTGCACCGCATCCTGCGCGAGCGCCACGGGGAGGACGCGGACGTGATGGCCATCGGCCCCGCGGGGGAGAACCTGGTGCGCTTCGCCAACTGGATCAACAACGACGAGCGGGCCGCGGGCCGCGGGGGCACGGGGGCGGTGGCGGGGAGCAAGAAGCTCAAGGCCATCGTGGTGGTGGGGCGGCAGGAGGCCATGCCCCAGCCCAAGGACCCCGAGCTCTGGCGGGAGGCGGACCGGCTGGCCTCGGCCACCATCAACGACCCCAAGAACGTGACCGCCCCCAAGAAGGGCGGGCTTTCCCTGTACGGCACCAACGTGCTCATGAACATCACCAACGTCATGGGGGCCCTGCCCACCTTCAACGCCCAGCACACCTGCATTGAGGGGGCGGAGAAGATCTCCGGGGAGTACATCCGCGAGCACCGGCTCATCAAGGACAACACCTGCCACGCCTGCCCCGTGGCCTGCAAGAAGATGGTGGAGGTCCATGTCAACGGGAAGACCATCCGCTTTGAGTCCTACGAGTACGAGTCCGCCTGGGCCCTGGGGGCCCACGCGGGCCACACGGACACCGACTGGACGGGCTACGCCATCTACCTCTGCAACGCCTACGGCATGGACACCATAGAGGCGGGGAACGCCATCGCCGTGCTCATGGAGGCCACGGAGAAGGGCTACTACACCGGGCAAGACGGCCTCCGCTTCGGGGACAAGGAGGGGGAGGCCCGGGTCCTCGAGGCCATCGCCCACCGCCGGGGGGTGGGGGACCTCCTGGCGGAGGGGCCGGCCCGCTTCGCCAAGGCCATCGGCCACCCGGAGATCGCCCTGGAGGTGAAGGGCCAGTCCATCCCCGCCTACGACCCCCGGGGCCTCAAGGGCATGGGCATCGCCTACGCCACCTCCAACCGGGGGGCCTGCCACCTTCGGGCCTACACCCCCGCCTCGGAGATCCTGGGGGTGCCCTACAAGACCGACCCCCTGGCCTGGGAGGGGAAGGGCAAGCTCACCAAGCTGTTCCAGGACCTCTCCGCCTTCACCGACTCCTTGGACCTCTGCAAGTTCAGCCAGTTCGCCGAGGGGCCCGAGGAGTACGCCAAGCAGCTTGCCGCCTACTGGGGCCGGCCCGTGACCCCGGAGGAGATCCTCCTCATCGGGGAGCGCATCTACAACCTGGAGCGCTACTACAATAACCTGGCGGGCTGGGCCGAGGGCTCGGACTACCTGCCTGAGCGCTTCCTGAAGGAGCCTTCGGACTGCCAGGGCTCCAAGGGGCAGACCGCCGAGCTGGACCTCATGCTGGAGGAGTACTACCGCGAGCGGGGCTGGGTGAAGGGGGTGGTGCCCCCCGACAAGCTCCAGGCCCTGGGCATCCTGGGCCAGGCCGCGGACTAAAGGGAAGCCCAAACGGGGCCCGGACGACCCCGGGCCCCGTATACTCCTTCCTATGCCCAAGGTGAACCTGTACGCCACCTTCCGCGACCTCACGGGAAAGGCCCAGCTCCACGTGGAGGGCCGGACCGTGGGGGAGGTCCTGGAGAACCTGGTGGCCCGCTACCCCGCCTTGAGGGCGGAGCTTTTTGAGGGGGAGGGGCTTGCGGAGCGGGTTTCCGTTTTCCTGGAGGGGCGGGACGTGCGCTACCTGGAGGGCCTGGCCACCCCCTTGGAGGAGGGGGCCACCTTGGACCTCTTCCCCCCGGTGGCGGGGGGTGGGGTTTTCCGGCAGGACTACGGGGGCCTGCCCGCGTGGCTTTTGGAGGAGTACCTGCGTTCTTGGGGCGGGGCGAAGGAGGGGGAAGGGGTGTACCGCCTTAAAGGGGCCTGGGTGCGCTTTTTTGAGGTGGAGCCCCTTCAGGTGGGGCGCCTTTCCGTCCCCAGGCTCCGGGTGGAGGTGGAAGGGGAGGAGGGGGAGGCCTGGGCCGGGCGCATCGCCCTGGCGGCGAGCCGGGGTGGGGGCTGAATGCCCTCCCGGCTTGCCCTGCGGGGGGCTCCCAAGGGGAAGCGGCG of the Thermus oshimai DSM 12092 genome contains:
- a CDS encoding NADH:flavin oxidoreductase/NADH oxidase, encoding MALLFSPLELRGQRLKNRLAMSPMCQYSATEGGEVTDWHLLHYPTRALGGVGLVLVEATAVLPEGRISPFDLGIWSEEHLPGLRKLARRIGEAGAVPGIQLAHAGRKAGTARPWEGGGSLGWRVVGPSPIPFAEGYPVPEPLDEGGMARVLEAFVEGAKRALRAGFRVIELHMAHGYLLSSFLSPLSNRREDRYGGSLEGRMRFPLEVAEAVRRALPEEVPLLVRVSATDWAEGGWGLEDTLAFAERLKALGVDLLDLSSGGVVPGVKVPVAPGFQVPFADAVRKRVGLKTGAVGLITAPEQAESILQTGSADLILLGRVLLREPYWPHRAASALGLKPGVPPQYQRAF
- a CDS encoding carbohydrate kinase family protein, which translates into the protein MLALVGEVLLDLILEEDQGAALGFRGVLGGSVLNTASALSRMGLPVRFLSEVGADFLSEWAEGAMRARGLDLWLFRHQAPMPLALVRLDEAGNALYSFHRPFQEAFRLKPGGLKGAWGLHFGSLFALEGRTARGLEALLLEAEGEGALLSYDPNLRQSPSPEERARTLAYAERVQLLKLSLEDARLLFPESPLEEVKALPTPLKVLTLGPEGAVAFWGGEEVRVPGERVAVADTVGAGDTFTAGLLALLYRKGYGRATLGALEREDLEEALRGAVALSALACTVRGAGLPEEGLRAWMARFLGE
- a CDS encoding HEPN domain-containing protein encodes the protein MNRARDWLAQAEKDLEMAEIAQKAGRHEWACFAAQQGAEKAVKALHLHLGQEAWGHLIARLLKELPLAVPETLIEKARYLDSLYIPTRYPDAFPEGPSAEHYGPLQSQEALEYARSILAFVRAQMAGP
- a CDS encoding aldehyde ferredoxin oxidoreductase C-terminal domain-containing protein encodes the protein MLGGYAHRLARIDLTSGQVEYFAPDPKDLEMYVGGRGLGVKYVFDNGPQVDPLGPENLLCIMNGPLSGTRAKMSGRLAVVTKSPLTGTVTDSHMGGWTAAKLKWAGFDGLLIKGASDKPVYLLVKDGEVSVHDASDLWGKTTHEVHRILRERHGEDADVMAIGPAGENLVRFANWINNDERAAGRGGTGAVAGSKKLKAIVVVGRQEAMPQPKDPELWREADRLASATINDPKNVTAPKKGGLSLYGTNVLMNITNVMGALPTFNAQHTCIEGAEKISGEYIREHRLIKDNTCHACPVACKKMVEVHVNGKTIRFESYEYESAWALGAHAGHTDTDWTGYAIYLCNAYGMDTIEAGNAIAVLMEATEKGYYTGQDGLRFGDKEGEARVLEAIAHRRGVGDLLAEGPARFAKAIGHPEIALEVKGQSIPAYDPRGLKGMGIAYATSNRGACHLRAYTPASEILGVPYKTDPLAWEGKGKLTKLFQDLSAFTDSLDLCKFSQFAEGPEEYAKQLAAYWGRPVTPEEILLIGERIYNLERYYNNLAGWAEGSDYLPERFLKEPSDCQGSKGQTAELDLMLEEYYRERGWVKGVVPPDKLQALGILGQAAD
- a CDS encoding nucleotidyltransferase domain-containing protein gives rise to the protein MPVRSLRSSVLRWPDREAVEAALKAWLQAHAPPGLLALGYFGSYARGEAGVGSDLDLILLVRESPLPPWQRPAQLPLEELPVPAEALVYTIEEWKALPQKSPRFAEALRRETRWVFGADPFHP
- a CDS encoding winged helix-turn-helix domain-containing protein, which translates into the protein MIHQETRLRLMALLAGLGEGARVEFGWLKEALKVTEGNLSSHLGKLEEAGYVEVEKGYQGKRPRTWVRLTPKGRAAYEAHRKALLALLQGP
- a CDS encoding ubiquitin-like small modifier protein 1 — its product is MPKVNLYATFRDLTGKAQLHVEGRTVGEVLENLVARYPALRAELFEGEGLAERVSVFLEGRDVRYLEGLATPLEEGATLDLFPPVAGGGVFRQDYGGLPAWLLEEYLRSWGGAKEGEGVYRLKGAWVRFFEVEPLQVGRLSVPRLRVEVEGEEGEAWAGRIALAASRGGG
- a CDS encoding quinone oxidoreductase family protein codes for the protein MKAIRVRETGGPEVLRLEELPTPELGPGEVLVRLEAIGVNYIDTYKRKGLYPVPLPFTLGEEGAGVVERVGEGVVGVRPGDRVAFANVQGSYAEYQAVPAERLVPIPEGLDARLAAALLLQGMTVHYLLESTYPVRAGDQVLVHAGAGGVGSLLIQWAKRKGATVYATASTEEKRAFCRALGADYALPYEGFAQAVKALSGGGVDVVYDGVGKETFLGSLEALRPRGMLVLFGQSSGPVPPMDPQVLNRMGSLFLTRPTLHHYTKDRKELLWRAGEVFRAAREGWLRVEIGAEFPLERAQEAHEALEGRKTVGKVLLLP
- a CDS encoding helix-turn-helix domain-containing protein; this translates as MTVADHLTFQELKERVKKEKDPVARLRFLAVYHAKRGLGAREIAELTGHTPRWVHATVKRYNEGGPGALADFRHRNPGAKPKLTP